TCATACCAATACTGTGCGGCATTGCCCGGTTTTAGCAGCAGTGTTTGCCCGTTTGCGGCAATTGAAACAAGAAGCACAAATGAGATAATTGCGTTTTTCATTTTACACTCCCGATAAAATTTCAATTTCTAATTAGAAAATTTTATTCCAAATATCAAGTGTAATTTTAACAAGCTGCTTTCTGCAGCCGGTTCATCAAAGCCAGCCCGATGCCTTTCTCCTCAACTTTTTGGCAGAAGATAAATTCTATTCCGGATTCATCACAGTATCGGAAGAATGCGAAGAGCTTGTGTGCATAATCGTTCAATGAACTAACAACTTTTGATTTCCTTGCAGATGAAATCTTTTCAAATCCAATAAAAGCAAAATTTTTTGAAGAATATTTCGATAAAATCTTTAATACATCTTCTTTGCCTTCGACCAATACAACTTTCGCTTTGGGAGAATAATGCTTGTACTTCATACCAGGGGATTTTACTATTCCGTTTTGTACAGGTGATAAAATTTTCACACTTGGGAATATCTTTTTTAAATCATCAATTGAAACACATCCGGGACGCAAGATTACCGGAATAAAAGAGGTGCAATCAACGACTGTCGATTCAATCCCGACTTTGCATTTTGGTCCTTTCAAAATGCAAGGAATTTTTCCGTTCAAATCATTGTAAACATGCATCCAGGAAGTTGGGCTCGGTGAACCCGAAATATTTGCCGATGGAGCAGCAATTGGAACGCCGCAAGCATCTATAAATCTTTTTGTGATATCAAGATTTGGCATTCGGATGGCAATTGTGTCGAGTCTCGCTGTAACATAATTGGAAATGATTTCGTTTTTTTTCAAAACAATTGTAATCGGTCCTGGAAAAAAGTTTCGGATA
This window of the Ignavibacteria bacterium genome carries:
- a CDS encoding threonylcarbamoyl-AMP synthase — its product is MKTVVTSSIKTAASFVKRGELVGMPTETVYGLGANVFDENAVKKIFKVKKRPPDNPLIVHVSAYEQIEQLADKITLIAEKIIRNFFPGPITIVLKKNEIISNYVTARLDTIAIRMPNLDITKRFIDACGVPIAAPSANISGSPSPTSWMHVYNDLNGKIPCILKGPKCKVGIESTVVDCTSFIPVILRPGCVSIDDLKKIFPSVKILSPVQNGIVKSPGMKYKHYSPKAKVVLVEGKEDVLKILSKYSSKNFAFIGFEKISSARKSKVVSSLNDYAHKLFAFFRYCDESGIEFIFCQKVEEKGIGLALMNRLQKAAC